From a single Mycosarcoma maydis chromosome 2, whole genome shotgun sequence genomic region:
- a CDS encoding putative beta-1,3 exoglucanase precursor, whose protein sequence is MQAGQSVDASQATPVAFNGTFWLELINHNGTATYNPDPSSYRVFRNVKDFGAKGDGTTDDTEAINLAISQGGRCGQGCGSSTVSPAVVYFPPGKYLVSSPITSYYYTQLVGSATDRPTLLAAPSFQGIAVIDEDPYASDGSNWYINQNNFFRAVYNFKIDLTQMPPSSGTGIHHQVSQATSLFNVHFEMRQDADNGQQGVFIENGSGGFMTDLTFRGGRYGAYLGNQQFTVRNSSFENCQTAISQAWNWGWSYHDIRIVNCTLGLEMRTSADPASGSQGAASILAYDWSLDSVETAFNITTPGSGTLILDNISIDKVGTVVLAGQDSVLLVGSDTPSVVASWVQGATVDGKQPLENVQSVSTVNIARPATLVKTEEPSRPWFSRSRPQYEWAGPSDIVNVKQLGCAGDGTTDDSQALQQILNENAGQKIVYVPQGTYYLESTVTFPPGTRVVGEVWPVLIGGGPLFQNASAPQPVVRIGNPGDSGVMEISDMIFSTRGPAPGAIVVEWNIREHEGTQGSAAIWDSHIRVGGFAGTNLEADKCAREQPLSDDCRASFLNLHLTPNSSAYMENTWVWTADHDLDYAERTQVNLLSGRGVLIESAQGPVWMYGGASEHSVLYQYNIVNANNVFISLAQTETAYFQGNGRAVASAEEPLSIELYHDPNFNLSSAQCTASPFQDPSDPYENRGFGMRIANSTNVFVYGAGLYSFFDNYDQSQVSARRSQKRILWLQDVQDDANVWILNLNTVGVEQMVTVDGQDVVDEQPLRNGFGNTLAVWTTQL, encoded by the coding sequence ATGCAAGCTGGTCAGTCTGTCGATGCTAGTCAAGCCACTCCAGTCGCTTTCAACGGGACCTTCTGGCTCGAACTCATCAATCATAATGGCACGGCTACGTACAATCCGGATCCCTCCTCATATCGTGTCTTTCGCAATGTAAAGGACTTTGGCGCCAAGGGTGATGGCACAACCGATGACACCGAGGCCATCAACCTGGCCATTAGCCAAGGTGGTCGCTGCGGTCAAGGTTGTGGAAGCTCCACTGTTTCGCCCGCCGTAGTCTATTTCCCGCCCGGCAAGTATCTCGTCTCCTCACCCATCACTTCCTACTACTACACACAACTGGTCGGCAGCGCTACGGATCGTCCCACTCTGCTGGCCGCCCCTTCCTTCCAAGGGATCGCAgtgatcgacgaggacCCTTACGCTTCTGATGGATCCAACTGGTACATCAATCAGAACAACTTCTTCCGTGCTGTGTACAACTtcaagatcgacttgaCCCAAATGCCACCTTCATCCGGCACAGGCATTCACCATCAGGTGAGCCAGGCAACCAGCCTCTTCAACGTCCACTTTGAAATGCGTCAGGACGCTGACAACGGTCAGCAGGGCGTCTTCATAGAGAATGGTAGTGGCGGTTTCATGACCGACCTCACCTTCCGAGGTGGAAGATACGGTGCTTACCTGGGCAACCAGCAGTTCACCGTTCGCAACAGCTCGTTTGAAAACTGTCAGACTGCCATCTCGCAGGCATGGAATTGGGGATGGTCGTACCACGACATTCGCATCGTAAATTGTACGCTGGGCTTGGAAATGCGCACCAGTGCGGATCCGGCGTCAGGTAGCCAAGGGGCTGCCTCCATCTTGGCCTACGACTGGAGCCTGGACAGCGTAGAGACCGCTTTCAACATCACCACGCCTGGCTCTGGCACGCTGATACTCGACAACATTTCCATCGACAAGGTTGGTACCGTTGTCTTAGCCGGCCAAGATTCAGTCTTGCTCGTGGGCTCTGACACGCCGTCTGTGGTTGCGAGTTGGGTGCAGGGTGCTACGGTAGATGGCAAGCAACCACTGGAAAATGTGCAAAGCGTGTCGACAGTCAACATTGCAAGACCGGCAACGTTGGTGAAAACGGAAGAGCCTTCCAGACCTTGGTTCAGCCGCAGCAGACCTCAGTACGAATGGGCTGGGCCTTCTGACATAGTCAATGTAAAGCAGCTTGGATGTGCCGGAGACGGAACGACCGACGATTCGCAGGCTCTCCAACAAATTCTCAACGAGAACGCCGGACAGAAGATCGTCTACGTGCCTCAGGGTACGTATTACCTCGAGTCAACCGTCACTTTCCCCCCGGGCACGAGGGTTGTGGGCGAGGTATGGCCAGTCCTAATTGGCGGCGGCCCGCTTTTCCAGAATGCCTCAGCTCCACAACCGGTTGTACGCATCGGGAATCCGGGTGATTCCGGCGTCATGGAGATCTCTGACATGATATTTTCGACGAGAGGACCGGCTCCTGGTGCCATCGTTGTTGAATGGAACATTCGAGAGCACGAGGGCACACAGGGCTCGGCAGCGATCTGGGATAGCCATATCAGGGTTGGTGGTTTCGCGGGCACCAACCTCGAGGCGGACAAATGTGCGCGTGAGCAGCCGTTGAGTGATGACTGTCGTGCAAGCTTCCTCAACTTGCACCTCACGCCTAATTCGAGTGCATACATGGAAAACACGTGGGTATGGACCGCGGATCACGATCTCGACTACGCCGAACGCACACAAGTGAATCTTCTCTCGGGACGTGGTGTCCTCATCGAATCGGCCCAAGGTCCAGTTTGGATGTACGGCGGCGCCTCAGAGCATTCCGTGCTATACCAGTACAACATCGTCAACGCCAACAACGTCTTCATCTCTTTAGCTCAAACTGAAACCGCTTACTTTCAGGGAAACGGCCGCGCGGTCGCAAGTGCCGAGGAGCCGCTCTCGATCGAATTGTACCACGATCCTAACTTCAACCTCTCATCTGCTCAGTGCACTGCTTCTCCCTTTCAGGATCCAAGCGATCCCTACGAGAATCGTGGATTCGGTATGCGCAtcgccaacagcaccaacgTCTTTGTCTACGGTGCCGGCCTCTACTCTTTCTTCGACAACTACGACCAGAGTCAGGTGTCGGCGCGACGATCGCAAAAGAGGATCCTCTGGCTTCAAGACGTGCAAGATGATGCCAATGTGTGGATCCTCAACCTCAACACGGTCGGTGTCGAACAGATGGTCACCGTCGACGGTCAAGACgtcgttgacgagcagccgCTTCGCAACGGTTTTGGAAACACCCTGGCAGTCTGGACTACGCAACTTtga
- a CDS encoding uncharacterized protein (related to 2-hydroxyacid dehydrogenase), which produces MQVILSPVRLVSRACTSSRLPVLASRSHLHSASKPKVLLLDQIKLATTELGQLSKVANVVESTAKTRQELIEKFQSGGEYAQVVGIYRHFGGARSIKVTGRFDAELVSQLPSTLRYIVHNGAGYDQLDVQALSDKGIQASNVPTAVDDATSDVALYLLLGALRRFPRAKAQMNAGKFNSAFSFLDARDPRGKTLGIVGAGGIGRAFAHKASHALGVKVIYHNRNQLSSDVESQAAKGGMKYAKTLEELLQQSDIVSLHCPLTPATKGLIGKQQLEMMKKDAILINTARGPVVKEDELAEALEQGVIAGAGLDVFEAEPKIHERLFALKDTNVELLPHVGTLTLETQTEMEAVCLRNLMQGLATGRLGFTVPEQRHVAFN; this is translated from the exons ATGCAAGTGATCCTTTCGCCTGTGCGTCTCGTTAGTCGAGCGTGTACTTCGAGCAGGCTTCCCGTGCTGGCGTCGCGCAGCCACTTGCATTCGGCGAGCAAACCAAAGGTGTTACTTCTCGACCAGATCAAGCTGGCCACAACCGAGCTCGGACAGCTCTCCAAAGTGGCCAATGTAGTCGAATCGACGGCAAAGACACGCCAGGAGCTCATCGAGAAGTTCCAGAGCGGCGGCGAATACGCCCAGGTCGTCGGCATCTACCGTCACTTTGGTGGCGCTCGCTCCATCAAAGTCACCGGTCGCTTCGATGCTGAGCTCGTCTCTCAGCTTCCATCAACGCTGCGTTACATTGTGCATAACGGTGCAGGCTACGATCAGCTAGATGTGCAGGCTTTATCCGACAAGGGCATCCAGGCGTCCAACGTTCCAACAGCTGTTGACGATGCTACCTCGGATGTGGCGCTCTatcttcttctcggcgCACTTCGCCGCTTTCCTCGCGCAAAGGCACAGATGAACGCGGGCAAGTTCAACTCTGCTTTTTCCTTTCTCGATGCTAGGGACCCACGCGGAAAGACGTTGGGAATCGTAGGAGCTGGAGGCATAGGCAGAGCGTTTGCGCACAAGGCATCTCATGCTCTGGGCGTCAAGGTCATCTACCACAACCGCAATCAGCTTAGCAGCGACGTCGAATCCCAAGCAGCAAAAGGTGGTATGAAGTACGCCAAGACGCTAGAGGAGCTGCTCCAGCAATCCGACATTGTCTCTCTACACTGTCCCCTCACGCCTGCCACCAAAGGTCTCATCGGAAAGCAACAACTTGAAATGATGAAAAAGGacgccatcttgatcaaTACGGCGCGCGGTCCCGTTGTCAAGGAGGACGAGTTGGCAGAGGCATTGGAACAAGGCGTCATCGCCGGTGCTGGTCTCGATGTGTTTGAAGCCGAG CCCAAGATCCACGAAAGACTCTTTGCGCTCAAAGACACCAACGTGGAGCTGCTACCTCACGTCGGCACTCTGACGCTCGAAACTCAAACCGAAATGGAAGCCGTCTGCTTGCGAAACCTTATGCAGGGACTTGCCACCGGCAGGCTCGGTTTCACCGTTCCTGAACAGCGGCACGTCGCTTTCAACTGA
- a CDS encoding uncharacterized protein (related to REX4 - strong similarity to X.laevis XPMC2 protein) — MKSAASSSSSSAGSNWKALKKTLGSDASSSSASSSTNNRRKLSTSESTKPKRTRLDAKEKDAEGSKSCSPAPTSLPWFAEDISPQDLELVRESASGKMARSGEWEGIVDAKLKKQIILGGLPSDASSAKKEPGNYLAIDCEMVGVGDKGSESILARVSIVNFHGATIYDQFVRPQEKVTDYRTWVSGVRPKDLKGAPSFSQVQGEVANLIKGKVLVGHAIQNDLKALLLSHPKVLIRDTATFQPLRDLAKTKYPSLKKLAKLVLGIDIQLEGESHSSVEDARATMAVFRSQKPKWDEMLRSQNKGGRGSLARLASRSSAANKVWKAPANGQAVDAASPALDKRSMLAFTSASAVHDTVRLKPRMAAKADWWKESM, encoded by the coding sequence ATGAAGTCAGccgcgagcagcagctcttcgagTGCGGGGAGCAATTGGAAGGCGCTAAAAAAGACGCTCGGCTCGGAcgcttcgtcttcctccGCGTCGTCCTCGACCAACAATCGTCGAAAGCTATCAACGAGCGAATCGACCAAACCAAAACGGACGAGACTCGATGCCAAAGAGAAGGATGCTGAAGGCAGCAAATCCTGCAGCCCTGCACCTACATCGTTGCCTTGGTTTGCCGAGGATATCTCCCCACAGGACCTTGAGCTGGTTCGAGAGAGTGCATCGGGCAAGATGGCGCGCAGCGGCGAGTGGGAAGGCATCGTGGACGCTaagctcaagaagcagaTCATCCTAGGTGGGCTGCCATCGGATGCGTcgtcggccaagaaggagcCGGGCAATTATCTCGCGATTGATTGCGAGATGGTGGGCGTAGGCGACAAGGGCTCGGAATCTATCCTTGCGCGTGTGTCGATTGTCAACTTCCACGGCGCTACGATCTACGACCAATTCGTCAGACCGCAAGAGAAAGTGACCGACTATCGTACGTGGGTGTCGGGAGTTCGGCCAAAGGACCTCAAAGGCGCACCGTCGTTCAGCCAAGTTCAAGGCGAAGTGGCCAACTTGATCAAAGGCAAGGTGTTGGTGGGACACGCGATCCAGAACGATTTGaaagcgctgctgctgtcgcaCCCGAAAGTGCTAATCCGTGACACGGCGACGTTTCAACCGCTGCGTGATCTGGCCAAGACCAAGTATCCCAGcctcaagaagctcgccaagctcgttCTGGGCATCGACATCCAGCTCGAGGGCGAATCGCATTCGTCGGTGGAAGATGCGCGTGCAACGATGGCCGTATTCCGCAGTCAAAAGCCCAAGTGGGATGAGATGCTTCGCTCTCAAAACAAAGGCGGTAGAGGATCGCTagctcggcttgcttcGCGTTCGTCTGCCGCCAACAAAGTCTGGAAGGCCCCGGCGAACGGACAAGCTGTGGACGCTGCTTCACCCGCGCTCGACAAAAGGAGCATGTTGGCTTTTACTAGCGCAAGCGCAGTGCACGACACGGTGCGATTGAAACCTCGCATGGCCGCAAAAGCCGACTGGTGGAAGGAGTCCATGTGA
- a CDS encoding uncharacterized protein (related to UAF30 - subunit of upstream activation factor of RNA polymerase I), whose translation MSQPHALDPATVAILRPAIIQILNNADLSSISAKKVRAQLAQLPPHVLPPSLDLSASKKQVDEVIRDCFDHISKGLPAPPQSQHSYNGTASAPPRRKLARNAVPPNAKAANTKSTPASNGTKSKPEPKPKKKPAKKRAVPEEDDDNEPPKKRAANPNNPFNRPLILSPKLADVCGGTEMPRHAVVKQLWVYIKSNNLQNESNKRQILCDAKLTSIFGKESVDSFEMAKLIGSHLTKKDNP comes from the exons ATGTCACAGCCTCACGCTCTCGACCCCGCCACTGTCGCCATACTCCGTCCCGCCATCATCCAGATTCTCAACAATGCCGACctcagctcgatctcggccaaAAAGGTGCGCGCacagctcgctcagcttccaCCACACGTGCTTCCGCCATCTCTAGACCTGTCTGCCAGTAAGAAGCAGGTCGATGAGGTCATCCGCGACTGCTTTGATCACATCTCCAAAGGATTACCTGCACCTCCCCAATCCCAGCACTCGTACAATGGCACCGCTTCCGCACCACCTCGCAGGAAGCTGGCTCGGAACGCGGTGCCA CCCAATGCCAAAGCCGCCAACACCAAATCCACCCCAGCATCCAACGGCACCAAATCCAAACCAGAGCCAAAGCCCAAGAAAAAGCCCGCCAAAAAGCGTGCCGTCCccgaagaagacgatgacaaTGAGCCCCCAAAGAAAAGGGCTGCCAACCCAAACAACCCCTTCAATCGCCCCCTCATCCTCTCGCCCAAACTCGCCGACGTCTGTGGCGGGACCGAGATGCCGCGTCACGCCGTCGTCAAGCAACTCTGGGTGTATATCAAGTCAAATAACCTTCAAAATGAGAGCAACAAGCGTCAG ATCCTTTGTGATGCCAAGCTCACTTCCATCTTTGGAAAGGAGTCCGTAGA CTCCTTTGAGATGGCAAAGCTCATCGGTTCTCACCTCACCAAGAAGGACAATCCATGA
- a CDS encoding uncharacterized protein (related to VPS17 - vacuolar protein sorting-associated protein) codes for MSSQPPSAHAVQAQQSINGVPYYRSHPGMSATAAVSSDKPVPPTPESVPQATSVAPTCPTSAPALQPDPEQRKAQWAARPDADAARVYEPHSKPRDVFLRVRVHTIEKAKKDLLVRLDALTNLPHFRSSSYPGVTRTYRELCLYSLALSLSSPAIIVPALPLPSTTASGLEDTRILRLMLARWFSRVLAEPALRDHPETRNLIEADFAYSPTPPGTGSSSAARKRFANAMASAASVAYGGVDATGALPNGVLATSASAGSRVSSGGGFSILGLGGSSKGLSTSRSVYDDDEELVAARAEVTRLEMQFADAAEASEKLANARRSLVVALSDLAVKLNNLGAVEEMRAPSLRLGLPYVLKRTAYTARSLGDLQDALSNTELLTIGDAVAYQSINARAAKETMLARNALVEEHHNAQKTTVSKKREAEHLKMQRNLRADRVDDALEELNEAQRHEHALALHLGKISQELHHSLQSHSRYAHQDLQHALAEHARGSVMFATQMLKEMRGFKLELDDGATSATAPQTVSHARRADGWRLAVAQIGADASGSASADASADARSDGAASLVGEHTSPMSAASTVQTPWSASESQAQSQSASQLRTHMHAPPASGALAHSGLSQSVHSTASAAGAADARPASTSASARLGTPTQSMILARPNSAPRPPFGTLNSGASGTASGRSRISAAEAARSLAGTF; via the coding sequence ATGTCATCACAGCCACCTTCAGCGCACGCCGTacaagcgcagcagagcaTCAATGGTGTGCCGTACTATCGATCTCATCCTGGAATGTCCGCTACAGCTGCTGTCTCCTCGGATAAGCCGGTTCCACCAACACCTGAATCTGTACCGCAGGCAACGTCGGTAGCCCCAACATGTCCAACATCCGCGCCTGCTCTGCAACCCGACCCGGAGCAGCGCAAAGCTCAATGGGCCGCTCGAcctgatgctgatgctgctcgtgTCTATGAACCGCACTCGAAACCAAGAGATGTGTTTCTGCGGGTCCGCGTTCATACCATCGAAAAGGCCAAAAAGGATCTGCTGGTGCgcctcgatgcgctcaccAACCTGCCGCACTTCCGCTCGTCTTCGTATCCTGGCGTGACACGCACCTACCGCGAGCTGTGTCTCTATTCTCTGGCGCTATCGCTGTCGAGTCCCGCCATCATCGTGCCcgccttgcccttgccctCCACCACTGCAAGCGGCTTGGAAGATACCCGCATTCTGCGTCTCATGCTTGCTAGATGGTTCTCGCGCGTTTTGGCCGAGCCGGCACTGCGCGATCATCCCGAAACTCGCAATCTGATCGAAGCCGACTTTGCCTACTCGCCCACGCCGCCGGGCACTGGAAGCTCTTCGGCAGCTCGCAAGCGATTCGCCAACGCAATGGCAAGCGCCGCTTCGGTCGCGTACGGCGGTGTCGACGCCACTGGCGCGCTTCCCAACGGCGTCCTCGCCACATCGGCCTCGGCTGGCTCTCGCGTTagcagcggcggtggcTTTAGCATCCTCGGTCTTGGCGGCAGCTCGAAAGGTCTCAGCACGTCCCGAAGCGTctacgacgacgacgaggagcttgTGGCTGCGCGAGCCGAAGTGACACGCCTCGAGATGCAGTTcgctgacgctgccgaGGCGTCGGAAAAGCTGGCAAATGCACGGCGTTCGCTTGTGGTGGCGCTCTCGGATCTAGctgtcaagctcaacaatCTCGGAGCGGTAGAAGAGATGCGTGCGCCGTCATTGCGCCTCGGTCTTCCGTATGTGCTGAAACGCACCGCCTACACGGCGCGCAGCCTTGGCGATCTGCAGGACGCGCTGAGCAACACAGAGCTTTTGACGATCGGCGATGCGGTCGCGTACCAGTCGATCAACGCGCGGGCGGCCAAGGAGACAATGCTGGCGCGCAACGCGCTGGTCGAAGAGCATCACAATGCGCAAAAGACGACGGTGAGCAAAAAGAGGGAGGCGGAGCATCTCAAGATGCAGCGCAACCTGCGCGCGGATCgcgtcgacgatgcgctcgaggagctcaacGAAGCGCAACGACACGAGCATGCGCTTGCACTGCATTTGGGCAAGATCAGCCAGGAGCTGCATCACAGCTTGCAGAGCCACAGTCGGTATGCGCACCAGGATCTGCAGCACGCGCTGGCAGAGCATGCGAGAGGCAGTGTGATGTTCGCCACGCAGATGTTGAAGGAGATGCGTGGGttcaagctcgagttggacgatgGCGCGACGAGCGCCACTGCGCCGCAGACGGTCTCGCATGCGCGCCGAGCCGACGGATGGCGACTGGCGGTTGCACAGATCGGGGCGGATGCGAGTGGCAGTGCTAGTGCGGATGCAAGCGCGGATGCACGATCGGACGGCGCGGCGTCGTTGGTTGGCGAACACACGTCGCCGAtgtcggcagcatcgacggtGCAAACGCCATGGTCAGCGTCGGAATCGCAagcacaatcacaatcggCGTCGCAACTGCGCACGCACATGCACGCTCCACCGGCTTCTGGCGCATTGGCACACTCGGGCCTCTCGCAATCCGTACACTCGACCGCAAGTGCAGCAGGCGCGGCGGATGCGCGCCCCGCGTCCacgtcggcttcggcgCGCCTCGGCACACCGACACAGTCCATGATCCTCGCTCGTCCCAACTCGGCGCCCAGACCGCCATTCGGGACACTCAACTCTGGCGCGTCCGGCACCGCGAGTGGCAGATCCCGCATCTCGGCTGCCGAAGCCGCCAGAAGCCTCGCCGGCACTTTCTGA